In the genome of Leptospira congkakensis, one region contains:
- a CDS encoding adenylate/guanylate cyclase domain-containing protein, translating into MTRQKLIYLSLTVLTTACRMVTPSPQIHSGELDLQSYPFGSGSAITLQGDWKFFPRALNVPPDAIPTTYLPVPSLWNQVPLRSGFPGGKGYGTYVLDIKLPEESQIYSVYLPEVRTSFKLMAGNRSLASGVPGVNKETTTPSAWGQSFTISAKDNLQIRIEVSNFHHKEGGLPSAPVFGPAENVQNYILAQSTLDLALTGAIFMFGLYHFILFFYRKKQREAFYFGFFCLVFAARIPFIGSKTIYAMFPNIPWDLVIYVEYASVFVLGILFLWFVDGLFPRFIDTKLILYFSAYVQFMLVYGLIIKPEIYTEFEVVFQVLGIVYAVFLGIRLYQMVVKGLPDAGIFFLGYLVLFFGFVYDVFLAYSGEGDSTLSQIAVFLFFGVQSTIVTLRTARTFRKKLSLKDEFESINEEFILTNRFYAKFIPRDFLTHLGKESIEEVRLGDSSEREMTVLFADIWEYWDIIYSIPLENRMLFTNSYLGRIGPCVRKNNGFIDKYIGSAIMALFDGGIQNSIKAAEDIQWELEKYNERRRSFGYLPLHAGIGIHSGDTMLGILGEEERLESTVIADTVNLSSRIQGLTKKYGARILVSLTSLMLHEDLDTIPYRILDFVRVKGKQETVMIAEVLIPDIDPISNKKIENKDQFEAAIFDYERADFVSALEKFRAVFADNPDDLAAQIYIERCEYHQTAGVGEDWDGVSAWEK; encoded by the coding sequence ATGACCCGCCAAAAATTAATCTACCTTTCCCTCACAGTTTTGACTACGGCTTGTCGTATGGTGACTCCTTCGCCTCAAATTCATTCTGGGGAATTGGACCTGCAGTCTTATCCCTTTGGGTCAGGGTCTGCCATCACACTCCAAGGTGATTGGAAATTTTTTCCTAGGGCACTGAACGTGCCACCCGATGCGATTCCAACCACCTATCTCCCCGTTCCCTCTCTTTGGAATCAGGTTCCCTTACGTTCAGGGTTTCCTGGTGGAAAAGGATATGGAACTTATGTTTTAGATATTAAACTTCCCGAAGAAAGTCAGATCTATTCGGTTTATTTGCCAGAGGTGCGAACCTCGTTTAAATTGATGGCAGGTAACAGAAGTTTGGCTTCCGGTGTTCCTGGTGTGAATAAGGAAACAACAACGCCAAGTGCTTGGGGTCAAAGTTTTACAATCTCAGCAAAAGATAACTTACAGATTCGTATAGAGGTCAGTAATTTTCATCACAAAGAAGGTGGCCTTCCGAGTGCACCCGTTTTTGGTCCCGCAGAAAATGTTCAAAATTATATTCTAGCGCAAAGTACTTTGGATCTAGCATTAACAGGTGCTATTTTCATGTTTGGGTTGTATCATTTTATTCTATTTTTCTATCGAAAGAAACAAAGAGAAGCTTTCTATTTTGGATTTTTCTGTTTGGTGTTTGCAGCAAGGATTCCCTTTATTGGGAGTAAAACCATATACGCTATGTTTCCCAATATCCCTTGGGATTTAGTAATTTATGTAGAGTATGCATCTGTTTTTGTTTTAGGAATTCTATTTTTATGGTTTGTGGATGGTCTTTTCCCTCGATTCATAGACACAAAACTCATTCTTTACTTTAGCGCCTACGTACAGTTTATGTTAGTTTATGGTTTGATCATTAAACCGGAAATTTATACTGAGTTTGAAGTTGTTTTTCAAGTATTGGGAATTGTTTATGCTGTGTTTTTGGGAATTCGATTGTACCAAATGGTGGTCAAAGGATTGCCCGATGCCGGAATTTTCTTTTTAGGATACCTGGTTTTATTTTTTGGATTTGTTTATGATGTATTCCTCGCGTATAGTGGCGAAGGCGATTCCACTTTATCACAAATTGCTGTGTTTTTGTTTTTTGGCGTCCAATCGACAATTGTGACACTTCGTACGGCAAGGACCTTTCGAAAAAAACTGTCTTTAAAAGATGAATTTGAATCCATCAACGAAGAATTTATTTTAACCAATCGTTTTTATGCAAAGTTTATTCCCCGCGACTTTTTGACTCACCTCGGCAAAGAAAGTATCGAAGAGGTTCGGTTAGGTGATAGCAGCGAAAGAGAGATGACTGTTTTGTTTGCAGACATTTGGGAGTATTGGGATATTATTTATTCGATTCCATTAGAGAATAGAATGTTATTCACCAATTCTTATTTAGGAAGGATTGGACCTTGTGTTCGTAAAAATAATGGTTTCATCGATAAATACATTGGAAGTGCCATTATGGCTCTTTTTGATGGGGGAATTCAAAATTCCATCAAAGCTGCAGAAGACATCCAGTGGGAATTGGAAAAATACAACGAACGCAGAAGATCATTTGGTTATTTACCACTCCATGCCGGTATTGGAATTCATTCGGGAGATACCATGCTTGGAATTTTGGGAGAAGAGGAAAGACTCGAATCTACAGTCATTGCTGACACAGTCAATCTATCGAGCCGTATCCAAGGTTTAACCAAAAAATATGGAGCAAGGATTCTTGTAAGTCTCACCTCTCTTATGTTACACGAAGATTTGGATACAATTCCTTATCGGATTTTAGATTTTGTTCGTGTGAAAGGAAAACAAGAGACTGTGATGATCGCAGAAGTTCTAATTCCTGATATTGATCCGATATCTAATAAAAAAATTGAAAACAAGGACCAATTTGAAGCAGCAATTTTTGATTATGAACGAGCAGACTTTGTTTCCGCATTAGAAAAATTCAGAGCTGTATTTGCCGATAACCCAGATGATTTGGCTGCACAAATTTATATAGAACGATGCGAATATCACCAAACTGCTGGTGTGGGTGAAGATTGGGATGGGGTTTCTGCATGGGAAAAATAA
- a CDS encoding adenylate/guanylate cyclase domain-containing protein, which yields MGKIIKTISFVLFIFFSSLVFLSCNLDPAPEAVKGYLELPLEYVKENKKLSTGGEWEFYWGEIYGESLFEKIKEPNKTYVKVPSSWNSYRPEGEGGDGFAVFRLTFKVPDVKIRYYLRVQPATSSYELYINRQKIASSGKVGTDELSAVPKYQIQYVSFQPESEEQEILFVVSNFHHARGGYRKPIEIGTKEVIQNESLVYSAGEVFVFGAMLTMALYQLTVFFFRREEKSSLFFALFCLFTGLRLVVLDNFYIVYAFPDFSWHWMQVLDYTSAPLLVCFFLGYLKSLFPGRSEVPKWMLYSCWSITACFVSFVVLTDAKLFTKTNIFSQVVILFFSICSFYVILKIYRQKKKDSSLVFYGSLLLMFGSIHDLMAGNYWFQSQLLMPFSLFVFFLFQSILLARRNARFYSSMDTLTTELIEVNHRLEASNQIYAKFVPLRLIQLFSKVSKSKVKRGDFIVKQMSVLSSDIRDFTAISETLSPEETFLFLNDYLRQVGPTIRSNNGFIEKYVGDAIFALFERQPEDAISAAIEMHKTIARWNQESRPHRVGEIHIGVGIHFGELMLGIIGEEQRIESAVLSDSMGVANSLESMTKKYGAKIIISLDALLELQHPDSYPHRLLDFIKIPAKQKLIGIAQVLVEGVEESFDIKLKTKEQFEESVNLFWDGEFVKAGEGFRNVLEIDPSDKATKLYLERTEVYAQNGPPPGFGKGFLA from the coding sequence ATGGGAAAAATAATCAAAACAATCTCTTTCGTTTTGTTCATTTTCTTTTCTAGTTTGGTGTTTTTATCCTGTAATTTGGATCCCGCTCCTGAAGCAGTAAAGGGGTATCTCGAACTTCCACTTGAATATGTAAAAGAAAATAAAAAACTTTCAACTGGTGGTGAATGGGAATTTTATTGGGGTGAAATATATGGAGAAAGTTTATTTGAAAAAATAAAGGAGCCTAACAAAACTTACGTTAAAGTTCCTTCTTCTTGGAATTCCTACCGACCTGAGGGGGAAGGTGGTGATGGTTTTGCCGTATTCCGCCTAACATTTAAAGTGCCGGATGTAAAGATACGGTATTATCTTCGAGTCCAACCAGCAACTAGCTCTTATGAACTCTACATCAATCGACAAAAAATTGCAAGTTCAGGAAAGGTAGGAACTGACGAACTCTCCGCAGTCCCTAAATACCAAATCCAATATGTATCCTTTCAACCTGAAAGTGAAGAACAGGAAATACTTTTTGTTGTTAGTAATTTTCATCATGCTCGTGGTGGGTACAGAAAACCAATTGAAATTGGAACCAAAGAAGTCATTCAAAATGAATCATTAGTTTATTCGGCTGGAGAAGTCTTTGTTTTTGGTGCTATGTTAACCATGGCATTATACCAACTCACAGTGTTTTTCTTTCGTAGAGAAGAAAAAAGTTCACTTTTCTTTGCATTGTTTTGTTTGTTTACCGGCCTACGTTTAGTGGTTCTTGATAACTTTTATATTGTTTATGCATTCCCCGATTTTTCCTGGCATTGGATGCAAGTGTTGGATTATACATCAGCACCACTTCTTGTATGTTTTTTCTTAGGATACTTAAAGAGTTTGTTTCCTGGAAGATCAGAAGTCCCTAAATGGATGTTATACTCTTGCTGGAGTATAACTGCTTGTTTTGTATCGTTTGTGGTTCTGACGGATGCAAAACTATTTACAAAAACAAATATTTTTTCACAAGTTGTGATCCTCTTTTTTAGTATTTGTTCCTTCTATGTAATTCTAAAAATTTACCGTCAAAAAAAGAAAGATAGCAGTTTGGTATTTTATGGTTCTCTACTATTAATGTTTGGGTCGATCCATGATTTAATGGCCGGTAACTACTGGTTCCAATCTCAACTGTTAATGCCATTTTCTCTATTTGTATTCTTTTTGTTTCAAAGTATCCTCCTCGCAAGAAGGAATGCTCGGTTTTATTCTTCTATGGATACTTTAACAACGGAACTCATTGAAGTAAACCATAGACTGGAAGCATCCAACCAAATATATGCAAAATTTGTTCCTTTGCGACTCATTCAATTGTTTTCAAAAGTTTCTAAATCAAAAGTCAAACGTGGTGATTTTATCGTAAAACAAATGTCAGTTTTGTCATCTGACATTCGAGATTTTACCGCAATATCAGAAACTTTAAGCCCAGAGGAAACGTTTTTATTTTTAAATGATTATTTACGCCAAGTGGGCCCAACCATCCGATCGAATAACGGATTTATAGAAAAATATGTTGGGGATGCTATTTTTGCTTTATTTGAAAGACAACCGGAGGATGCAATTTCAGCCGCAATTGAAATGCACAAAACGATTGCAAGGTGGAATCAAGAATCTAGACCTCACCGAGTGGGTGAGATTCATATTGGAGTCGGGATCCATTTTGGAGAATTGATGTTAGGTATTATTGGCGAAGAACAAAGGATTGAATCTGCAGTTTTATCAGACTCTATGGGTGTTGCTAACTCTTTAGAATCAATGACAAAAAAATATGGTGCCAAAATCATCATCAGTTTAGATGCATTACTTGAGTTACAACATCCAGATTCTTATCCTCATAGGTTATTGGATTTTATAAAAATTCCAGCCAAACAGAAGTTAATTGGAATTGCGCAAGTGTTAGTGGAAGGTGTGGAAGAGTCCTTTGATATAAAACTAAAAACCAAAGAACAATTTGAAGAAAGTGTGAATTTGTTTTGGGACGGAGAGTTTGTGAAAGCAGGGGAAGGTTTCCGAAATGTTCTGGAAATCGATCCGTCGGACAAAGCAACAAAACTGTATCTAGAACGAACGGAAGTTTACGCACAAAACGGTCCTCCACCAGGGTTTGGTAAGGGATTTTTGGCATAA
- a CDS encoding aldehyde dehydrogenase family protein, giving the protein MTQATLTQAPTSGKAVIQTKSFTPSDIDRIFKAQKKKALELRLSNFKKRITKLKQLKSVVLKYQKDIQTALHADFKKSSGEVDITEILPTIAEINDAIRHVKHWMRPKNVMTPPTLLGATSRIVYEPKGVCLIIAPWNYPFHLAIAPLAAAIAAGNTVMLKPSEFTPHTADVIKAMLSEIFAEDEVAVFEGDVSVATALLEVPFDHIFFTGSTPVGKIVMTAAAKNLTSVTLELGGKSPSIVAEDADLKVAAERIMWGKFLNAGQTCVAPDYLLIPESKVEEFVKNAKETTESFFKSKPENFSSSPDFCRIVNAKNFGRVSSYVDDAVKKGAKIAYGGEVRSSDNFISPTILTNVSLDARIMEDEIFGPLLPIVTYKTLDEAIQIINERPKPLALYIFTKKRSTSKYVIKRTSSGGTVINDVILHLVNSNLPFGGVNHSGHGSYHGLFGFKTFSHERSVLQTPKASIAKLMYPPYSSFVRFIVKFTTKFFV; this is encoded by the coding sequence ATGACCCAAGCCACTCTAACACAAGCCCCAACTTCGGGAAAGGCTGTGATCCAAACAAAAAGTTTTACTCCATCCGATATTGACCGTATTTTCAAAGCACAAAAGAAAAAAGCTTTGGAACTTCGTTTGTCGAATTTCAAAAAACGAATCACAAAACTCAAACAACTAAAATCGGTAGTCCTCAAATACCAAAAAGACATCCAAACTGCTCTTCATGCCGATTTTAAAAAATCATCGGGAGAAGTGGACATTACAGAAATTCTTCCTACGATTGCAGAAATCAACGATGCCATTCGCCACGTAAAACATTGGATGCGTCCTAAAAATGTAATGACACCTCCGACTTTACTTGGTGCCACAAGTCGCATCGTTTATGAGCCAAAGGGAGTTTGTCTTATCATTGCTCCTTGGAATTACCCTTTCCATCTAGCAATTGCTCCACTAGCTGCTGCTATTGCTGCAGGTAATACTGTCATGCTCAAACCTTCTGAATTCACCCCGCATACTGCTGATGTCATCAAAGCAATGTTAAGTGAAATTTTTGCCGAAGACGAAGTGGCGGTTTTTGAAGGTGATGTATCCGTCGCGACTGCATTACTCGAAGTTCCTTTCGATCATATCTTTTTTACGGGTTCCACTCCAGTTGGTAAAATTGTTATGACTGCTGCTGCCAAAAATCTTACAAGCGTAACTCTCGAGTTAGGTGGAAAGTCGCCTTCTATCGTGGCAGAAGATGCTGATCTAAAGGTAGCTGCCGAAAGAATTATGTGGGGAAAATTTCTGAATGCAGGACAAACCTGTGTGGCACCGGATTATCTTTTGATTCCAGAATCTAAGGTAGAAGAGTTTGTTAAAAATGCTAAGGAAACAACAGAAAGTTTCTTTAAATCCAAACCGGAAAATTTTTCATCAAGCCCTGACTTTTGTCGTATTGTAAATGCAAAGAACTTTGGAAGAGTTTCTTCCTACGTAGATGATGCAGTGAAAAAAGGCGCAAAAATTGCTTATGGTGGGGAAGTGAGAAGTTCTGATAACTTCATTTCACCAACCATCCTTACGAACGTATCTTTAGATGCTCGTATTATGGAAGATGAAATTTTTGGGCCACTTCTTCCGATTGTGACTTATAAAACTTTGGATGAAGCCATTCAAATCATCAACGAGAGACCAAAACCATTGGCTTTGTATATCTTCACAAAAAAGAGAAGTACATCCAAATATGTGATCAAAAGAACAAGCTCTGGTGGAACTGTCATCAACGATGTCATCCTTCATTTGGTGAATTCCAATCTTCCTTTTGGCGGAGTGAATCATTCCGGACATGGTAGTTATCATGGACTTTTTGGGTTTAAAACTTTTTCACATGAAAGATCAGTTTTGCAAACTCCTAAAGCTTCTATTGCTAAATTGATGTATCCACCTTACTCTAGTTTTGTGAGATTCATCGTGAAGTTTACAACTAAATTCTTCGTTTAG
- a CDS encoding bacteriohemerythrin, which produces MQKDYSAHLDALRITWLSEPFHLGIPIIDLQHVWLVHIILELEETIVESEKDGSDVDVHSSFRKALDYVAEHFALEEDILEHFNYPGFKEHVQGHRHFVERLTEKYYEAKNSQMAALGILQILKKWLFQHILHDDTDYAEFFKASGVDLKSYCNEILKSGKYPISKEQLLIYQNIVQVDTTHINLHEQSIDIIQEIRNIWKTYNLSTGVPIIDLQHVWLLKMIVELDNSLKLGDGSSDTFHKVIAAAIEYTKDHFSVEDKIMRYFRYTDVVQHMNQHKRFIEFIKMRNDEFKLGNPRAGLHLVQDLRNWLLSHIALEDKKIGIAFETRVRELSEFTKKLHQTGEISISREQKNLYKLIMQSAPDPLD; this is translated from the coding sequence ATGCAGAAGGATTACTCCGCGCATCTCGATGCCTTACGAATCACGTGGTTAAGTGAGCCATTCCATCTTGGAATCCCCATCATTGACTTACAACATGTTTGGTTGGTTCATATCATCCTAGAACTAGAAGAGACAATTGTGGAATCCGAAAAAGATGGTTCTGATGTTGATGTCCATTCTTCTTTTCGAAAGGCATTGGATTATGTTGCCGAACATTTTGCCTTAGAAGAAGATATCTTGGAACATTTTAATTATCCGGGATTTAAAGAACATGTGCAAGGACATCGTCATTTTGTAGAACGTTTAACTGAAAAATATTATGAAGCCAAAAATAGTCAAATGGCAGCTTTGGGGATTTTACAAATCCTAAAAAAATGGCTCTTTCAACATATCTTACATGATGATACAGATTATGCAGAATTTTTTAAAGCAAGTGGTGTTGATTTAAAATCTTACTGCAATGAGATATTAAAATCTGGGAAATATCCAATTTCCAAAGAACAACTTTTAATATACCAAAACATAGTACAAGTAGATACAACTCATATCAATCTACATGAACAATCCATCGATATCATTCAGGAAATTCGAAATATTTGGAAAACATACAATCTTTCTACTGGTGTTCCTATCATCGATTTACAACATGTATGGCTTCTAAAAATGATTGTTGAGTTGGACAATTCGTTGAAGTTAGGTGATGGATCGAGTGATACGTTTCATAAGGTTATTGCGGCCGCTATCGAATACACAAAAGATCATTTTAGTGTAGAGGATAAAATCATGAGATATTTCCGGTATACGGATGTGGTGCAACATATGAACCAACACAAACGATTTATCGAGTTTATCAAAATGAGAAATGATGAATTCAAATTAGGAAATCCGCGGGCTGGTTTACATTTGGTACAAGATCTTCGCAATTGGCTTTTGTCACATATTGCCCTGGAGGATAAAAAAATCGGCATTGCTTTTGAGACCCGCGTTCGGGAACTTTCTGAGTTTACTAAAAAACTGCACCAAACTGGCGAAATCAGCATCTCGCGGGAGCAAAAAAACCTTTATAAACTGATAATGCAATCAGCCCCCGACCCACTGGATTGA